From one Bradyrhizobium sp. Ash2021 genomic stretch:
- a CDS encoding HAD-IA family hydrolase, producing the protein MIEAVIWDFGGVLTTSPFEAFAQFETERGLPADIIRRTNAANHLENAWAKFERAEVDIEAFDALFATESRALGAEVRGKDVLPLLSGDLRPEMVEALKRVKAKFKTGCITNNLPANAIGSRSGRSLYVAEVMVLFDHVIESAKIGLRKPDPRIYRMMVETLKVNPKRCVYLDDLGVNLKPARDMGMTTIKVLNAAQAIGELEAATGLVLT; encoded by the coding sequence ATGATCGAGGCGGTGATCTGGGATTTCGGCGGCGTGTTGACGACCTCGCCATTCGAGGCGTTTGCGCAGTTCGAGACCGAGCGCGGACTGCCCGCCGACATCATCCGCCGCACCAATGCCGCCAATCATCTGGAAAATGCCTGGGCCAAGTTCGAGCGCGCCGAGGTCGATATCGAGGCGTTCGACGCCTTGTTCGCAACCGAATCGCGGGCGCTGGGCGCGGAGGTTCGCGGCAAGGATGTGTTGCCGCTGCTGTCGGGCGATCTGCGGCCCGAAATGGTCGAAGCGCTCAAGCGCGTGAAGGCCAAATTCAAGACCGGCTGCATCACCAACAATCTTCCCGCCAACGCCATCGGCAGCCGGAGCGGCCGATCGCTCTATGTCGCCGAAGTCATGGTGCTGTTCGATCATGTGATCGAATCCGCAAAGATCGGCCTGCGCAAGCCCGACCCGCGCATCTATCGGATGATGGTCGAGACGCTGAAGGTGAACCCGAAGCGTTGCGTCTATCTCGACGACCTCGGCGTCAATCTGAAGCCGGCGCGCGATATGGGCATGACCACGATCAAGGTGCTCAACGCCGCGCAGGCCATCGGCGAGCTCGAAGCCGCGACCGGGCTGGTGCTGACCTAA
- a CDS encoding trypsin-like serine protease — MKFSIPVMASLLLAAAPAHAIVGGGAPSAEGVGRSVVTIVGSRGNFCTGALIAPKLVLTAAHCVQPGADYKIVEYAADRPPQLQDVRTVAVHPAFNIQAMLAHRATADVALLQLAEPAKGKTPSALGMPNIPIVIGGRFTIAGIGVTVRGDGKSGGTIRVAGLVAIGKPGTLQIRLVDPVGQGLRDGMGACTGDSGGPVFEDKQAGPAIIGVISWSTGPNGSAGCGGMTGVTPLTLYRDWILQTARQWGAGL; from the coding sequence ATGAAATTCTCGATTCCAGTGATGGCGAGCCTGCTGCTGGCCGCAGCGCCTGCCCACGCCATCGTCGGCGGCGGCGCGCCGTCGGCCGAGGGCGTCGGCCGTTCCGTCGTCACCATCGTCGGCTCACGCGGTAATTTCTGCACCGGCGCGCTCATTGCGCCGAAACTGGTGCTGACAGCGGCGCATTGCGTGCAGCCCGGCGCCGATTACAAGATCGTCGAATATGCCGCGGACAGGCCGCCGCAATTGCAGGACGTCAGGACCGTCGCGGTTCACCCCGCCTTCAACATCCAGGCGATGCTGGCTCACCGCGCCACTGCCGACGTCGCGCTGCTGCAACTGGCTGAACCCGCCAAAGGGAAGACCCCGTCGGCGCTCGGCATGCCCAACATTCCCATCGTGATCGGTGGCCGCTTTACGATCGCCGGCATCGGTGTGACCGTTCGTGGCGACGGCAAGAGCGGCGGCACCATCCGCGTGGCGGGGCTTGTCGCGATCGGCAAGCCGGGAACGCTGCAGATTCGCCTGGTCGATCCGGTGGGGCAGGGCCTGCGCGACGGGATGGGCGCCTGCACCGGCGATTCCGGCGGACCGGTGTTCGAGGACAAGCAGGCCGGCCCTGCCATCATCGGAGTCATCAGCTGGTCGACCGGGCCGAACGGTTCAGCCGGCTGCGGCGGCATGACGGGGGTCACGCCGCTGACGCTGTACCGTGACTGGATTTTGCAGACCGCGCGGCAGTGGGGCGCGGGGCTTTAG